In Pieris napi chromosome 2, ilPieNapi1.2, whole genome shotgun sequence, the following proteins share a genomic window:
- the LOC125057765 gene encoding organic cation transporter protein-like, whose translation MEPATDVKTDDIKRVDLDDVLRDELGQFGPFQLRYLMLVSIPIIMSAFMSEYVFSAAAIPHRCRVPECGEDSRLVQFDPDWLTNAMPESSTASSCVRYRPRNIDVNVTLDYCPADLFDSSVTVECDSYVYARDNSIVYDFDLGCQEFLRVLPGTLSSVGTLLVLPVIGYISDKFGRRVALISSVFNLALIGLIRAFSVNYNMYVALQILQTTLGAGTFSSAYVFAAELVGPKWRVVASATASAMFSVGQAILGGVAWAIQPWRYMIMALHIPCFLIISYYWILSESIRWLLSKQKFEKAKAALENIARVNKTHISEKSMRGLLLPPVVTAESTKENEDNLFNKILKSKILLRRVCTTPVWWITTTFVYYGLSINSTSLSDTIYLNYILTVAIEIPGFYTAVFILDRIGRKPTLSAGFFFSAACNIAFVFIPSDLSVVRLVVYLAGKFGISLVFTSLYLYTSELYPTEFRHTLLAFSSMIGRIGSITAPLTPVLMDYWHGIPSMLFGGMAILSGLLVLTQPETLGTKMPDTLADAEAIGRDKK comes from the exons atggaaccCGCCACCGATGTAAAAACTGACGACATAAAGAGAGTCGATTTAGATGATGTTCTGCGTGATGAGTTGGGTCAATTTGGACCCTTTCAGCTTCGATACTTAATGTTGGTATCGATACCTATAATTATGTCCGCCTTCATGAGTGAATATGTTTTTTCAGCTGCTGCTATTCCTCATAG ATGTCGTGTCCCTGAATGTGGTGAAGATTCAAGATTAGTCCAGTTTGACCCCGATTGGCTAACGAATGCTATGCCCGAGAGTTCGACCGCTTCCAGCTGCGTTCGTTACCGGCCAAGAAATATCGATGTTAACGTCACTTTAGATTACTGTCCCGCGGACCTCTTCGACTCGTCAGTCACTGTTGAATGTGATAGTTACGTCTATGCACGAGACAACTCTATCGTCTACGAT TTTGACCTCGGTTGTCAGGAGTTCTTGCGAGTATTGCCGGGGACTCTTAGCAGTGTGGGAACTCTGCTTGTTCTACCTGTTATAGGCTACATCTCAGACAAATTCGGGCGGAGAGTGGCTTTGATTAGCAGTGTATTCAACTTAGCATTAATCGGGCTTATAAGAGCTTTTTCAGTAAACTACAATATGTACGTGGCTCTTCAAATTCTACAAACTACACTTGGAGCTGGTACCTTCAGTTCAGCGTATGTTTTCG CTGCTGAACTGGTGGGTCCCAAATGGAGAGTGGTGGCAAGCGCAACTGCTTCTGCTATGTTTTCGGTTGGACAAGCAATTCTCGGCGGAGTCGCCTGGGCGATTCAGCCTTGGCGCTACATGATTATGGCCCTTCACATTCCATGTTTTCTTATCATCTCCTACTACTGGATATTGTCGGAGAGTATCAGGTGGCTACTGTCAAAGCAAAAGTTCGAAAAAGCTAAGGCAGCACTGGAAAATATTGCAAGGGTTAATAAGACACATATCAGCGAGAAGTCCATGCGGGGACTTTTGCTGCCGCCCGTTGTGACTGCGGAGTCAACCAAG gaaaATGAAGATAACCtcttcaacaaaatattaaaatctaagaTTTTATTACGCCGAGTGTGCACCACCCCCGTTTGGTGGATCACCACAACCTTCGTCTACTACGGTCTCTCTATCAACTCCACCAGTCTCTCTGACACAATCTATCTGAACTACATATTGACCGTTGCCATCGAGATTCCAGGATTCTACACGGCGGTTTTCATTTTGGACAGGATTGGACGGAAACCCACCCTGTCCGCTGGGTTCTTCTTCAGCGCCGCTTGTAATATAGCTTTTGTGTTTATTCCCTCCG ATCTAAGCGTGGTCCGTCTGGTGGTGTACCTCGCGGGTAAATTCGGTATCTCGCTGGTGTTCACATCTCTATACCTCTACACATCAGAGCTGTACCCCACAGAATTTCGACACACGTTACTGGCCTTCTCCTCGATGATTGGCAGAATTGGGTCAATCACAGCACCACTCACACCAGTactt
- the LOC125057774 gene encoding organic cation transporter protein-like: protein MEDEIKTGEIKRIDLDDVLVNELGQFGPFQLRYMILVSIPLIMSAFMSEYIFSAAAIPHRCRVPECGEDSKLVRFDPDWLTNAMPERTSASTCDRYRPRDISVNSSLDYCPADLFDSSVLVGCDSYVYARDNSVVYDFDLGCQEFLRVLAGTLNSVGTLLVLPITGYVSDRFGRRVALIISVFNLALIGLIRAFSVNYNMYLALQILQTTLGAGTFSSAYVFAAELVGPKWRVVASATATSMFATGQVILGVVAWLIQPWRYMIMALHIPCFLIISYYWILSESIRWLLSKQRFEEARTVLENIARVNKTQISEKSMQGLLMPPAVTAESAKQNKDGLLKTIFKSKILLRRVCTTPIWWITTTFVYYGLSINSTSLSDTIYLNYILTVAIEIPGFYTAVFILDRIGRKPTLSAGFFFSAACNIAFVFIPSDLSVVRLVVYLAGKFGISLVFTSLYLYTSELYPTEFRHTLLAFSSMIGRIGSITAPLTPVLMDYWHGIPSMMFGGMAILSGLLIFTQPETLGTKMPDTLADAEAIGRDKK, encoded by the exons atggagGACGAAATAAAAACTGGTGAAATAAAGAGAATAGATTTAGATGATGTTTTAGTAAATGAGTTGGGTCAATTTGGACCCTTTCAGCTTCGTTACATGATCCTTGTATCGATTCCGCTTATTATGTCCGCCTTTATGAGTGAATATATTTTCTCAGCCGCAGCAATCCCTCACAG ATGTCGTGTCCCAGAATGTGGTGAAGATTCGAAATTAGTCCGGTTTGACCCCGATTGGTTAACTAATGCCATGCCCGAGAGGACATCAGCCTCCACCTGCGATCGTTACCGGCCAAGAGATATTAGTGTTAACAGCTCTTTAGATTACTGTCCCGCGGACCTCTTCGACTCGTCAGTCCTTGTTGGATGTGATAGTTATGTCTATGCACGGGACAACTCAGTTGTCTATGAt TTTGACCTCGGTTGTCAGGAGTTCCTGCGAGTATTAGCGGGGACGCTTAATAGTGTAGGAACTTTACTTGTGTTACCGATAACTGGATATGTGTCCGATAGGTTTGGGCGGAGAGTAGCGTTGATCATAAGTGTATTCAACTTAGCATTAATCGGTCTTATACGAGCTTTTTCAGTAAACTACAATATGTACTTGGCCCTTCAAATTCTACAAACTACACTTGGAGCTGGTACCTTCAGTTCAGCGTATGTCTTTG CCGCTGAGCTGGTTGGGCCTAAATGGAGAGTGGTAGCGAGTGCAACAGCAACGTCTATGTTCGCAACTGGACAAGTGATTTTAGGTGTAGTAGCTTGGCTTATTCAGCCTTGGCGCTACATGATTATGGCCCTCCATATTCCCTGCTTCCTCATTATCTCCTATTACTGGATTTTGTCTGAGAGCATCAGATGGCTTCTATCTAAGCAAAGGTTCGAAGAAGCTAGAACGGTATTGGAAAATATTGCGAGAGTGAACAAAACACAGATTAGTGAAAAGTCCATGCAGGGATTGTTGATGCCGCCCGCTGTCACTGCGGAATCAGCGAAG CAAAACAAGGATGGCCttctaaaaacaatatttaagtcGAAAATCTTATTACGCCGAGTGTGCACCACCCCCATTTGGTGGATCACCACAACCTTCGTCTACTACGGTCTCTCTATCAACTCCACCAGTCTCTCTGACACAATCTATCTGAACTACATATTGACCGTTGCCATCGAGATTCCAGGATTCTACACGGCGGTTTTCATTTTGGACAGGATTGGACGGAAACCCACCCTATCCGCTGGGTTCTTCTTCAGCGCCGCTTGTAATATAGCTTTTGTGTTTATTCCCTCAG ATCTAAGCGTGGTCCGTCTGGTGGTATACCTCGCGGGTAAATTCGGTATCTCGCTGGTGTTCACGTCTCTGTACCTCTACACATCAGAGCTGTACCCCACAGAATTTCGACACACGTTACTGGCTTTCTCCTCCATGATTGGCAGAATTGGATCAATCACAGCACCGCTCACACCTGTACTT ATGGACTACTGGCACGGCATTCCGTCAATGATGTTCGGTGGCATGGCTATACTATCTGGTCTACTGATTTTCACTCAGCCCGAAACATTGGGCACAAAAATGCCTGATACTCTTGCTGATGCAGAAGCCATTGGAAGGGACAAGAAATGA
- the LOC125057778 gene encoding solute carrier family 22 member 4-like isoform X2 produces the protein MTAAFFSDYVFTAAALPHRCRIPECGERNKSAVFHPEWIANAVPVIEDESELASCERYVSVYPGYNSSVLDCPIDLFDHSRTKKCDGFVYGGDNSVVYDFDLGCEEWLRSLSGTLSSLGTLLVLPLVGFISDHFGRRMALLFSVFNTALFGISKAFSVNYTMFLILQLLETTLGAGLASSAFIFGAELVGPKYRVVTSATLASAFALGEVLLGAIAWLVRPWRTLILTLYIPVFLLLSYHWILFESVRWLLAKQKYDEARNVLENVAKTNNADISATSMDALLNPPTIVRNRQQRSPVKFIFRSRVLFRRVCTTPIWWMTTTFIYYGLSINSTSLSSTIYLNYILAVAVEIPGFYSAVLTLDRFGRRKTLCCGFFISAACNLAFIFIPLDLSILRLVIYLGGKFSISLVLASLYLYTSELYPTEFRHSLLGFSSMVGRIGSVCAPLTPLLTAYWHGLPHTIFAIFGALSGLLVLTQPETLSKKLPDTLEEAEAI, from the exons ATGACAGCTGCCTTCTTCAGTGACTATGTCTTCACAGCAGCTGCACTTCCACACAG ATGTCGTATCCCTGAATGCGGCGAGAGAAACAAGAGTGCGGTGTTCCACCCAGAATGGATAGCAAACGCGGTACCAGTCATAGAAGATGAATCTGAGCTTGCAAGTTGCGAGAGATATGTGTCTGTCTATCCTGGATATAACAGTTCCGTGCTAGATTGCCCTATAGACCTGTTCGATCATTCACGTACTAAAAAATGTGACGGGTTTGTGTATGGAGGAGATAATTCTGTGGTGTACGAT TTTGATTTGGGATGTGAAGAATGGCTGAGATCGCTCTCAGGAACGCTTAGCAGTCTTGGAACACTCCTGGTCCTACCATTGGTTGGCTTCATTTCTGATCATTTCGGCCGACGTATGGCTTTACTCTTCAGCGTCttcaacactgctctttttgGCATCTCCAAAGCCTTCTCGGTAAACTATACAATGTTTCTAATTCTTCAACTTCTGGAGACTACATTAGGTGCTGGTTTAGCGAGTTCCGCATTTATATTCG GTGCCGAGCTAGTGGGTCCCAAGTACCGCGTGGTTACCTCTGCCACGTTGGCATCAGCGTTTGCCCTGGGTGAGGTACTACTGGGAGCAATTGCCTGGCTTGTACGCCCATGGAGGACTCTCATCCTCACTCTTTACATTCCGGTTTTTCTCCTATTGTCATATCACTGGATTCTTTTCGAAAGCGTGCGGTGGTTATTAGCTAAGCAGAAGTATGATGAAGCTAGAAATGTGCTTGAAAATGTAGCAAAGACAAATAACGCTGATATAAGTGCAACGTCCATGGATGCTTTATTGAATCCTCCCACAATTGTCAGAAAC AGACAACAACGAAGCCCCGTAAAATTTATCTTTCGTTCCCGCGTCCTATTCAGAAGAGTGTGCACGACCCCAATATGGTGGATGACCACAACATTCATATACTACGGATTATCGATTAACTCCACGAGTCTGTCCAGCACAATATATCTAAATTATATCCTTGCCGTTGCTGTCGAGATACCGGGATTCTATAGTGCAGTGTTAACCTTGGATAGATTTGGTAGAAGGAAAACTCTGTGTTGTGGCTTCTTTATCAGTGCAGCATGCAAtttagcttttatttttataccgtTAG ATCTATCTATTCTTCGACTCGTTATATACTTAGGAGGGAAATTTAGTATATCGCTAGTACTCGCTTCACTTTATCTGTACACGTCAGAGCTCTACCCTACGGAGTTTAGACACAGTTTATTGGGGTTTTCATCAATGGTTGGCAGAATTGGATCTGTTTGTGCCCCGCTTACTCCACTACTC actGCCTATTGGCATGGTCTGCCGCACACAATATTTGCTATATTTGGAGCGTTATCTGGTCTTCTAGTCCTAACGCAGCCAGAGACACTTTCAAAGAAACTACCTGATACTTTGGAGGAGGCTGAAGCGATTTGA
- the LOC125057778 gene encoding solute carrier family 22 member 4-like isoform X1, translated as MAIDTSESSDTKEKNIDLDYVLVNELGQFGRFQLKYICLIALPLMTAAFFSDYVFTAAALPHRCRIPECGERNKSAVFHPEWIANAVPVIEDESELASCERYVSVYPGYNSSVLDCPIDLFDHSRTKKCDGFVYGGDNSVVYDFDLGCEEWLRSLSGTLSSLGTLLVLPLVGFISDHFGRRMALLFSVFNTALFGISKAFSVNYTMFLILQLLETTLGAGLASSAFIFGAELVGPKYRVVTSATLASAFALGEVLLGAIAWLVRPWRTLILTLYIPVFLLLSYHWILFESVRWLLAKQKYDEARNVLENVAKTNNADISATSMDALLNPPTIVRNRQQRSPVKFIFRSRVLFRRVCTTPIWWMTTTFIYYGLSINSTSLSSTIYLNYILAVAVEIPGFYSAVLTLDRFGRRKTLCCGFFISAACNLAFIFIPLDLSILRLVIYLGGKFSISLVLASLYLYTSELYPTEFRHSLLGFSSMVGRIGSVCAPLTPLLTAYWHGLPHTIFAIFGALSGLLVLTQPETLSKKLPDTLEEAEAI; from the exons ATGGCAATTGACACAAGTGAGAGTTCAGATACTAAAGAAAAGAATATTGATTTAGACTATGTTTTGGTGAACGAGCTGGGCCAGTTTGGGCGATTCCAGCTAAAATATATCTGCCTCATCGCATTGCCGCTGATGACAGCTGCCTTCTTCAGTGACTATGTCTTCACAGCAGCTGCACTTCCACACAG ATGTCGTATCCCTGAATGCGGCGAGAGAAACAAGAGTGCGGTGTTCCACCCAGAATGGATAGCAAACGCGGTACCAGTCATAGAAGATGAATCTGAGCTTGCAAGTTGCGAGAGATATGTGTCTGTCTATCCTGGATATAACAGTTCCGTGCTAGATTGCCCTATAGACCTGTTCGATCATTCACGTACTAAAAAATGTGACGGGTTTGTGTATGGAGGAGATAATTCTGTGGTGTACGAT TTTGATTTGGGATGTGAAGAATGGCTGAGATCGCTCTCAGGAACGCTTAGCAGTCTTGGAACACTCCTGGTCCTACCATTGGTTGGCTTCATTTCTGATCATTTCGGCCGACGTATGGCTTTACTCTTCAGCGTCttcaacactgctctttttgGCATCTCCAAAGCCTTCTCGGTAAACTATACAATGTTTCTAATTCTTCAACTTCTGGAGACTACATTAGGTGCTGGTTTAGCGAGTTCCGCATTTATATTCG GTGCCGAGCTAGTGGGTCCCAAGTACCGCGTGGTTACCTCTGCCACGTTGGCATCAGCGTTTGCCCTGGGTGAGGTACTACTGGGAGCAATTGCCTGGCTTGTACGCCCATGGAGGACTCTCATCCTCACTCTTTACATTCCGGTTTTTCTCCTATTGTCATATCACTGGATTCTTTTCGAAAGCGTGCGGTGGTTATTAGCTAAGCAGAAGTATGATGAAGCTAGAAATGTGCTTGAAAATGTAGCAAAGACAAATAACGCTGATATAAGTGCAACGTCCATGGATGCTTTATTGAATCCTCCCACAATTGTCAGAAAC AGACAACAACGAAGCCCCGTAAAATTTATCTTTCGTTCCCGCGTCCTATTCAGAAGAGTGTGCACGACCCCAATATGGTGGATGACCACAACATTCATATACTACGGATTATCGATTAACTCCACGAGTCTGTCCAGCACAATATATCTAAATTATATCCTTGCCGTTGCTGTCGAGATACCGGGATTCTATAGTGCAGTGTTAACCTTGGATAGATTTGGTAGAAGGAAAACTCTGTGTTGTGGCTTCTTTATCAGTGCAGCATGCAAtttagcttttatttttataccgtTAG ATCTATCTATTCTTCGACTCGTTATATACTTAGGAGGGAAATTTAGTATATCGCTAGTACTCGCTTCACTTTATCTGTACACGTCAGAGCTCTACCCTACGGAGTTTAGACACAGTTTATTGGGGTTTTCATCAATGGTTGGCAGAATTGGATCTGTTTGTGCCCCGCTTACTCCACTACTC actGCCTATTGGCATGGTCTGCCGCACACAATATTTGCTATATTTGGAGCGTTATCTGGTCTTCTAGTCCTAACGCAGCCAGAGACACTTTCAAAGAAACTACCTGATACTTTGGAGGAGGCTGAAGCGATTTGA